The Maylandia zebra isolate NMK-2024a linkage group LG4, Mzebra_GT3a, whole genome shotgun sequence genome includes a window with the following:
- the pick1 gene encoding PRKCA-binding protein: MFTDMDYELEEDKLGIPTVPGTVTLKKDANNLIGISIGGGAQYCPCLYIVQVFDNTPAALDGTLAAGDEITGVNGKAVKGKTKVEVAKMIQAVQGEAVIHYNKLQADPKQGKSLDIVLKKVKHRLVENLSSGTADALGLSRAILCNDGLVKRLEELEKTAELYKGLMEHTKRLLRAFFELSQTHRAFGDVFSVIGVREPQAAASEAFVKFADAHRNIEKYGIQLLKTIKPMLHDLNTYLNKAIPDTKLTIRKYLDVKFEYLSYCLKVKEMDDEEYSSIAMGEPLYRVSTGNYEYRLVLRCRQEARARFAKMRKDVLEKIELLDQKHVQDIVFQLQRFVSGMSHYYNDCYAVLKEADVFPIEVDLSRTMINYSSQPFSYTDEDEEEEGGGEGGGSSAGRQAENGAEKLIDDE, from the exons ATGTTCACAGATATGGACTATGAATTGGAGGAGGACAAACT GGGGATACCAACAGTGCCTGGGACTGTGACTCTGAAGAAAGATGCTAATAATCTTATAGGCATCAGCATTGGTGGTGGGGCTCAGTACTGCCCTTGCCTCTACATTGTTCAG GTGTTTGATAACACACCAGCAGCTTTGGATGGGACGCTGGCAGCAGGTGATGAAATCACAGGTGTGAACGGGAAAGCAGTCAAGGGCAAAACTAAGGtggaggtggccaagatgattCAAGCTGTGCAG GGAGAGGCAGTGATCCACTACAATAAGCTGCAGGCTGACCCAAAACAGGGGAAGTCTCTGGACATAg TGCTGAAAAAAGTCAAACATCGACTCGTAGAGAATTTGAGCTCAGGAACAGCGGATGCTCTTGGACTCAGTCGAGCTATTCTATGCAATG ATGGACTTGTCAAAAGACTGGAAGAGCTGGAGAAAACGGCAGAGCTGTACAAAG GGCTTATGGAGCACACGAAAAGACTACTGAGGGCGTTTTTTGAGCTTTCTCAAACCCACAGAG CATTTGGAGATGTGTTTTCTGTCATCGGGGTACGAGAGCCCCAGGCTGCTGCCAGCGAGGCttttgtgaagtttgctgatgcTCACCGCAACATTGAGAAATACGGCATTCAGCTTCTAAAGACCATCAAACCT ATGCTCCATGATCTGAACACGTACCTTAATAAGGCCATACCAGACACCAAGCTCACCATCCGCAAGTACCTGGATGTGAAGTTTGAATATCTG TCGTACTGCTTGAAGGTGAAGGAAATGGATGATGAAGAATACAGCAGCATC GCCATGGGGGAGCCTCTGTACCGCGTCAGCACTGGTAACTATGAGTACCGTTTGGTGCTTCGGTGTCGGCAGGAAGCCCGCGCCCGCTTTGCCAAAATGAGGAAAGACGTCCTGGAGAAGATAGAGCTGCTGGATCAGAAACACG TTCAGGACATCGTGTTCCAGCTGCAGCGCTTCGTGTCGGGAATGTCACATTACTACAATGACTGCTACGCCGTCCTGAAGGAGGCAGATGTGTTCCCCATCGAGGTGGACCTCTCCCGCACAATGATCAACTACAGCAGCCAGCCGTTCTCCTACACAGACGAAgacgaggaggaagagggaggcggagagggaggaggaagcAGTGCTGGCAGACAAGCAGAAAACGGAGCGGAGAAGCTGATCGATGACGAATGA